A stretch of DNA from Megalops cyprinoides isolate fMegCyp1 chromosome 17, fMegCyp1.pri, whole genome shotgun sequence:
ttcCCTCCATTAGTGCCACCTTGTcataaatgcagtttttccaaagctgaaaaaaaaaaaaaatctcgaCAAGAGACTCTCAATCCTCACAGGTGGAGGAAAAAGAAGTGTTGCGATGGAGCACAGTGCACTTGTAAAGCAGCTCACACAAGCCTGTATCTTCGATTGACATGGATCAAAAAGCAGCGCATGAGAGGTGAAATCGTACCTCTGCAATGGAGTTAGTGTGATTATAGCAGCTTAAAACACGCAGGGGTTTCTGCCCCTTGCGAAGCAGGCTCTTCCAGAGGAAGTGGGACTCTGAAGCAGATCCTTCTGCCTCCTCTTGTGGGGGGTCAGCGGGAGACGAACGCTTGCCACAGGTTCTAGTCTCAGCCGACCTCCCGtctgtcactgctgtgagtgcCAAAGCATTTGGCTTGGTACGGCCTCGTCGGTACAGAGGATAAGCTCCTGAACCCCCTGCCCCTTTAGTTGTATGTTTCCTTACTGATTTGGGGATCTGGAAGCTTTGTTTCTCAGATGGATTTactgctttttttgtctgttgttttttttttctatttaaataaaGTTGATGTTAAGATGAGATATTGcatcatttcaataaaaagatCAGCTGTGGCTTGCTtgagtgtttttaatttgtgtgcagtgtttgaTTAACCAATTCTAGGTATGGATCAGCTTCGTGGCTGGAGGCAGAGGCTGCAGGGCATGTTCTGTAAGCCAAAACTAAGCGCTTTATcctgctgttgtctctgttgTTGTACCCCTCCTTCCAAATGCTGTCCTCGTATCTTGTTTCTGCCTGCACAAAGGGGGACTTGCTTGGGCTTGCTCGAAGTgctacagaatgaatgaatgagtagGTACATACCCTAATGATGAGTAATCCATGGCACAGGTGTGAAAATGGTAATGCTCGTCATTACCATGACTCGTTGCACAACATTTAAATGAAGGTGCCCGATAAGTCTCAGAAGGCCGGGGAGAGGACGGAACGAACCCATCTCCTCGGGGGACACCCATGTTTTTCAGCCTCGCCAGCACACAGGTAACCCAGTCTCAATCTGATGAATCTTTCAGTGCTAGAATGTGCTAGCCTGGGTAAACCCATGGTGGCGGGTCAGTCTGAtcagggggggggaggggggagtctCTCTGCGGATGGTCCTGAGGCTGACAGCTGTGGAAAATTACTAACATGACCATTTTGGTTATATTCTGCCTGCAGCTTTTAGGTATGTTTTCTATCTACcgtgattaaaaaaatcaaaaaaatttaaaaaatctcgAGTGTTTTCGAGTCTGATGCTGTAATGTGATGTGgttgtttttgccatttttattgcCTGGTATGTTGAGAtttcatctctgctgctgtgtctctcctttCATCTAAAcgttttccttttatttcacaCTCATACCTTTCAGTAAAAACCTACCTCAAAAAGCACAAAGTTTGCACAGTGTCACCATGTCATTTTATTCTCAGACAGTTCTTTTAAGTCACTTTAAAATACATACTTGTCAGACTCTATCAGCCTCTCTCTCAATTTAGTCTAATTATGTttcctgatttatttttttactagttattttttatcttgttttgtatttttccactgtgtgCTTTAATCAGCATTTGTTCTAGCTGGTATTTTGCCAGATTAATTCCACCTTTTTCTgtatattcatttgttttggatagagcactgcatgtttgtgtctgaaaagagttacataaattaaattattgccGAGGCATTCCACttgtataaatgtgttgtgACATGAAATCCATCTTTTgcaagaaaatggaaaaacctGTAAACCAGATGATATTTTGCTAAAATTAAGGTCATTCAATTGTCCAGTATCcttattacaaatattttagcTGTATTTCCTCCTTGTGTGCATGCAATTTTCCATCCTCCTCTGTGACACCCCTGTGAGGTCATTTGCTGTGTTGTCCAACAGCATCCGTGTCCTGTTATtaggtgtgtttattttttaaattctgcttCATCCATTTTTTCAAGCTGTGCCTTATGAATTAGACTTTTTTCATGTGTGCTATACACCCAATACCTACTGCACTGGTAAGCAGTAGTGTTTATATTCCATCACGGCTGTTGCAAAGCTGAGTCTGTTTTCAGCCTTTATTCATGGTAATGAAAATCTCAGCCCCTGGGAGTTACCTCTCTCTAAATCAGCTGGAGCGCACTGAAACCCCGTGTCGCTGCAGCTGAGATGGAGCACAGCCTACTCTGTTGTGAAGAGGTAAACAATAGGTCAAAGCATTTAACTGGGGGTGAATTTCATAGGGAATGTAGAGGAGTTCTATTAAGGTGAACCCCTGCCCTTTGTACAGATTTCATAGTATGTGATCAGAGAGTAGAGGAGAGgtggaatatttcatttgagTTGGCCCTCAGTCAGAACCAGATAGGACATGTCCGATACGCTTGAGTGTGCCTCTTTCCAAACATGACGCCTGCTTTCGTAACATAGTGACATCTAAGGCCCCCTCTATTAAAGAGTAACGCACTATGTGTGCGGGTGTCTGAACATTTGGTTTGTCGATTACAGCAGTAATGAAGCCTAAGGTCAATCCTCATTTGGACTTTTGATCTGATCTGCCTCTCTAAAAACCCTCAGCGTGAGCCCCTCTGAAGCCACACGGATCCCAGACGCCCCTCAGCACCGCAGCCATGACCACTTTCGATGACATCCTGGAGGAGGCCGGGAAGTTCGGGAGGAGCCAGAAGCGAGTCTTCGCGCTGCTGTGCCTGGTGTCCATGCCCTGGGCCGGGGTGTACGTGGGCATCGTCTTCCAGGGCTTCACCCCGGAGCACTGGTGCCGGGACCCGGCGGTGAGCGAGCTGAGGGAGAGCTGTGGCTGGGGCCCGCTGGATGCCCGCAGGCACACGGTGCCCCTGGTGAACACCTCAGCAGGCATGGCGCACAGCCAGTGCGAGAGGTACGACGTGGACTGGAACTCCACCGGCCTCACCTGCGAGAACCCTGCCGCCAACTTCAGCGGCGCCGCCCGCAGCAGCGTCCCCATGACCGCCTGCAAGGACGGCTGGGAGTACGACTACGAGGGAAGGGTGTCCTTCGTGACGGAGGTGAGTCCTTCCACGCTGGGAGACGGAAGGCAGGTCTTTTGGGAGACTGCTGTAGCTGCTCAGAACTGTCTTGGAAGTCTAAATGGGTCAAATTTGGAGAGAAGTAAAAGTCACAATCAAATGAAGGCTAAACTAAAACTAAAGAGATTGCACAGTTCTCTTTGGCAGACATGTAGAGGGAATCATTTGTAGTgaacaattcattttttgtgtagGAGttgctgcttttaaaacatCCACAGTTCAGATTGCATTTTGGATTTGCATTTATCAGGTTGTCTGAAAGATTGCCTAAGCCACTGCACACAGTCAGATCTTCATCTTGTgctgtggagaaagagagacagagacagacatagtGGAGTGGAGACTGGAAAGTGGTTTTGGGTGTGGACCGTTCTGATGATGTCCTCGTGAATTCCAGTTTGACTTGGTTTGTGCCGATGCCTGGTTGGTGGACATGTTCCAAGCCACACTTAATGTGGGTTTCCTGGTGGGTAGCATCGCCATTGGATACCTGGCTGATAGGTAAGTACATACATGATTGTGAGCACCAGATCAAGCAGCATTGAATATTTGTAGAACCTGTTTTCACATTGGAAAGATATTTCTGTTGCATTTAGTTCCAGGAAGATTGTAGCAGGGGGCCTTAAATTAAACACCAGCATATTGCCTACTAATTGCACATTATACTGGAAATGCTAGTGCAGTAACATAGTGACATACAGTAACATTCAAACCTTTgcctgttgcttttttttttcctttttttagatTTGGTCGGAAAATGAGCTTCCTGATGTCCAACGTTTTGAATGGGATAGCAGGAATTCTTGTGGCTGTGGCTCCAAACTACACTGCCCTGCTGGTGTTCAGAATGCTCTACGGCTTTGGAGTCAAGGGTGGCTGGGTGGCCGGCTATGTTCTGAGTAAGAAAATACTTACTGAAAATGTCAAGAGTAAAAACTTTGGaaattatattttcagtatGGGGAAATGAATTTGCCGTAGCATGTGACGTCTTCAGTAAAATGAAGCTGAACAAAATGTCTAAACAATATGTCTTTTGTAAGACAATTAAAATTTTGGTTTCTCCTCTTTGAAccagtaacatttttaaaaaattatgtattaatttaaagACACTTTGTAGAAGGAATTCTCAAAAGACTGTTGCCTGACTGTTGAATCTATTTCAAAAAGCATCCGTTGCTGTTTATATTATCTACAGcgaaaaaacattttacaagaaATTACAGCACCAAAGATTAAAATTTCCTGAATCATACCatttaatctgaaaaaaatactcCTGAAACTTTAGTTATGTTgaataaatgcaacatttctTGGTGAAGTCCTGTGCATGTCAAAAAATGATGCCATTGGCAATACACAAATGTTTCCTTTCCTGGAGTCCTTGGCGTATTGACTGTGTTCAGCAACTTATATTTGCCCCTCTGTCGCCTTCTCCAGTCACAGAGCTGGTGGGTGTGGAATATAGGAGGACAGTGGGGGTCATCTACCAGATGTTCTTCAGCGTCGGGATCCTCATTCTGCCCCTGATCGCTTACTTTATCCCAGACTGGCGCTGGCTGCAGGTGGTCATCACAGTTCCTTACATCTGCTTCCTTGCTTATTACTGGTATGACACCCTCCCTGAAAACAATACCACTCCACATTTGGAAGTTGAACACTGCCCTGCACCCACATGCACAGTGATGGCCAATAGCTTTTCTAAGATTATTTGCCATCATTAGAGTATTTGCCAACATTATCTCGGCCAACATAAAGTGTACTATAACAGCAGTACACGCTATATTGGTGTGCGGTTATTGTTAGGTTTTTTCAGTTACTTGCCtttttttgattgtttcaaTCCTCAAGTTTATGTAATAATGTTGACTTCCAGGTTCATCCCAGAGTCTCCAAGATGGCTGCTCTCTCAGAACAACTCCAGCAAAGCAGTGGAaatcactgaggcaattgcgaAAGAGAATGGGAATACGCTCTCCAAAAACATTGAGGTAGAGCAGCCTTGATGCTTTCGAAACTTCTCCAGgtcatttacatattcatgtgAGGCTGAAAATACACAGAGCTTACACACCTTTCCTCTGGGTGTTCCTCGAAATTTCTAGGCCAAAATCACATTCTACCTTTATAGTTAAATCAGATGCCTTGGGTCTCTGATCTACAAGCAAATGATTCATGTAATGCACAAGTTACAATTGATTCATGTAACGCACAAGTTACAAATGATTCATGTAACGCACTTTATCATTTGAAATACAGATCAAACACCTGCCTGTCACGTTTGTCTAGCATCTACTTCATCCAATAGCTTTGTGAGAGTATTGCCTGCCTGAGTTAGCAACAACTCACTAGTCTCCCTTGCCGATTTGCAGACACTCAAAGATGACACAGCAGAGTCATCAACTGCCTCTTTCCTTGACTTGATCAGAACTCCAAATATGAGGAAACACACATTCATCCTCATGTTCAACTGGTAAGtgatattttagattttagtttaattgtgtgtatgtgttccaGATCTGGAATTGGGGTGTTTCCTGCACCATGTCCAAGAACCGGGAGGGTGTTCTGCAGGGCTTGAGCCCCTGCCCTTTAAAAGTTGCCTTCCCAGTCAGATTTAACATTGCTAAGCCATGCCCTATGTTAAATCTGAGCCCCGGCCCTGTGGCCCTGCCCATGTCCCTGAATAAGCTCCTGCTTCTTCCCTCTCCCCAGGTTCACCAGCGCTGTGGTCTACCAAGGCCTGATCATGCGCCTCGGGATTCTGGGAGGAAACGTCTACATCGACTTCCTCATTTCCGGGCTGGTGGAGTTTCCCGCCGCTTTCCTCATCCTCTTTACCATCGAGCGCATTGGGCGCCGTGTCCCGTTCGCCACGGCCAACATTGTGTCTGGTGCAGCCTGCTTTATCACTGCTTTCATACCAGAGAGTAGgtttctttttcccctgtttcatttataatgcagtgttttttttattgatggaGTCATGCTGTGACAGGAAAGAAACTGTAAATAGCAAAGGTCTATTTCTTCTTCAATTGTGtgtttgaagtttttttctttaattctttatttacacttctaaatttaaatttccttctttttaaagGTATGTTCTGGGTGAAAACGGTTGTGGCCTGTGTGGGTCGTCTGGGTATCACTATGGCCTTTGAAATGGTGGTGTTTGTGAACACAGAGCTGTACCCAACCTTCGTCAGGTAAGCAAGATCAGACATGCAGTGCCACAGTAGTTTGTCCAAAACAAAGTTATTCTGTTAGaatttgtgtgtaattttcttaaaaaatgtatacatttaatataaacaATTGTCATTGTGTATACCCTGCAAATAGCAAATATGCAGATCAAGCAGTGgtgttaggtccgatcattcggggctatagccccgaatattttaagcctagccccgaatactttcaccctgaaaaaggaaatgtttatagcaaaacaacagacagactatgtaacagagcagaacttgacttgcagtatccgaaggtgtgataatatatgtattatatatatacatataatacatattatattatgtattataaaggtagatataacctccccaacctaccgatgccaatctcccttaaaaaaaaaatacaagccccaggcaaacttgacttagctcctgatcttttcaatagctagtAATGCCCCTGAGATGAACACTGTCAGTAGCACGTCTAATTTTTGTTGTCAAAGTTAATTTGATTTGCATAGCTTACCCTTATATCCTCCAGTGCTCTGTTGATGATTGGTATCTCTCAGTGAGTCACCTTGTTCTCACCTCTGGGTTCTGCTTCACCTGCAGGAacctgggtgtgtctgtgtgctccacACTGTGTGATGTTGGGGGAATTGTTGCACCATTCCTACTCTACCGGCTGGCCGTCATCTGGCTGGAGCTGCCACTTATCATTTTCGGTAGGAATCCGAGATGGCAGCCATTTTCACACTATCCAAAACACCCGGATCCTGCACAAGCTGTAGCACCACCATTTAATACCAAATTTGTCCTTATGCTGTATTCCGAAGTTATGTGCACGTTATGTACAGCTACACTGTATTCTTAAGTTTAATGAGAACAGAGTAATCAGCCCAGCCAGGCTCACTGTTCCACCTGTACATTAGACTGCATCTGTCACTGTGTTCAGCCTGCTCTTCAACACTGTAAGGGTCTCTGCTTTCACTATGAAACCTGATAAGCTATCCCATACTTTAATGGAGAAATACTTCttagtgtcagtgtgaaatttgcCTCCACCCcattcagcacacacaccagGTATCACTGAGGGAGTCAGTGACATCACTAAATGAGTCAATGGCAGGGTGTCAAaacctcttcctcttcacacACCTCAGGTTCAAAAGGCCAGACTCCATCAATTCTGTTCCTTCTGGGGAAACCTTAACCCCCGCAAACAAGCATAGTGTTGGGGTAAGGCTAGGGGACCAGGAAGGACTCCAGCCTTCTTTCCATCAGGGGttggggtgggtaggtcagccagggtcccctcaGTGTACCAAGTGGTTTGGGCATGTAACTGGATGATTGCCCTTGCTACACTTCTGTGCCAAGTTTTCTGTGATGAGGCCTGCCTATGGACGAAAGGCGATTCCAGTTGAGAAGAGTTGAGAAGAGGTCATGCTTATCAGCGAGATACAGACACGGCAGCCTGAATGTTCTGCTTGGTAACATGggcatttttctgttgtctgaatTAGGGGTGCTTGCTTTTGTTGCCGGCGCGTTGGTCCTGATGCTGCCAGAGACCAAAGGCGTGCCGCTACCTGAGACGATCGATGACATCGAGTTCCCAGACAGGTACTCTTTTCTACTGAAAAAATACTTGTTTGTaagaaacacaattaaaaataaaacctgttttacatacatttttgatatATGTACTACTGTGTGTTTCTCACTCCTCTTTATCTTGAATGGATTTTTTAGAATATTTTCTTCAAAGGGAATCATGAAATTGTATACGAAATTTAAGAATTGGCAAATAACATCTTGAGTTTGAcaaaaatcacataaaattgTTCTTGCTGTAAAGAATTACTATAGAATATAAATTATGTGAAgccatacatttaaatacaaactTTATTCTGAAGCATTTCTGAATTTGTCCCTTTTTGTATCCTAGGTACAAAGAAAGCCCCCTGAAGAATCAACAGCTGATGAATCTGTTGCCTTCAGATGTAACCACCAACAAGGAATCCATGACTGTATGATCCCTGTTAAGACCAGCTTTGGTTCAGTTCAAACTGGACGATGTTTGCACACTGAGTATGAAGTAGTAAATGGCCTTTTATCAATACCTTCATTGCAATTGATAATGGTGATGGATAATAATCTTATGTGTACATTTTGCTTATTATTTATTggaaatttcctttttggataaTTtcctgggtggcagtgtagcatagtggttaaggaggaggatttgtaattgaaaggttgctggtttgattccccactgggacactgctgctgtacccttggccaaggtatTTAACACAacactgcctcagtaaatatccagtaaataacattctaaagaaaaaaaaatgatgaaagttgctctggataagagcgtctgcttaatgccatttccttttttgttgtaaattgaTAAATTGATAGTGTTTATGATGATATTATGttataatgttatgtaataacACACAAACTCAAGTATTGTTGAGTATCTGTATTATATTagatattattatcattaatatattttttgctctttcttcctgtgaccaaaataaaaaatatctatTTCAAAGtatgcattatgtattttttgaagAGCGCATTTTTTCATGTGGCTAAGGATGTACTTTACCTGGGTCATTTTGTGGCAGGTGTTGCTTTGTATATTGGAGCGTGAAGTTAAATAATAGTGATTTATTACAAAAAACCTTGCCCTTTGATCTGTGGCCTGGCAATGGTCAACTAAAAATGTCCTTTTCAAAACATTGTTGAGtttaaacatataaacaatGTTTATTAGTTTCACAGTGCAGTAATTTGATGGGCAGCAGAGAAACTAGACTCTCCAGCATCAATGTTGGAtcaattatttgattttattccCCCATTTGGATGAAGGCTCAACAAAAAATGATGTACAGTATTGTGGTTTTACCCAAAATAACTAGTCACGTGTAATTAATCCATTTTGCCAATTCCaaattttgttttccagcacaaaaaacacacaaacaaaaaaacttctCATCTTACCCAAAAAAATGCTGATGGTGCAATTAGTTAGTTATGAATATTTCTTGATCTGTTCATTGATCCAGTCCACAAACTTTGAGACTCTCACATACACGCCAGGCTTCATGGGCATGGCACAGCCTCTCCCCCAAGACGTCACCCCCTGGAGAACGAACGTTTCTTTGGCGTAACACACGAGGGGGCCGCCGCTGTCACCCTGGGGGGAGCAAGCATTTTCTCCCATCAGTGTCAACGCTGACATCACCAGAGCTTCCAAGACACTGTGACTACCTCTATTACTCAAATATTAATAAGTCCTGGCTCAAACATTTTGCGCCTAAACAAATTTCCAGGCCTCAGCATCtcatgcagtaccagtcaaggGTTTGTACACactctatttatttttttactattttccacattttagaataatagtgaagacataaaaactatgatataacacaaatgcaattatgcggtgaccaaaaaagtgttataaacaaatcaaaatttatgaatctgattttttaaaaataatagtcaaaaaatatttttgactaTTATATCAAAACggtcagtttttttaatattatttttttggaaagaaattcatacataggcatcagcttcactgtttatatttgtatcAGGAAtaaatttcaagtatttaagcatgagtcttcagatcaaaatatctttgcatgcatatttcccattattttaagtgtgtccaaacttttgactggcactgcatatatataatatatatgacTGAAAACTGTGGACATACAGATCTCAAACATTGAGATGGAGTAATCCCAATAGGAAGTCTCAGCGTTGTGACCCTCTCGTACCTGGCAGCTGTCTGAGCCTCCCTCGATGTTCCCTGCACACATCTCATGGTCCTTCACCGCTCCGTTAAGGTACGCAGGCCGGTTGCACACTTTGTTTTCAATGACAGGGAAGCCTGTTTCCTTCAGCACACCGTCTCCACCAGTGCCTGAAGGAAAAAGAATGtgtcaaaacacacagccatgaACTTCAGCTCTGTTTCTTACAGAGAACACACGTAGagagcctttttaaaaataatgttaccTTTAGTGTCACCCCAGCCAGTCACGTAGCACTCTGTGTCGCTTGGCACAATGTAATCCTTTTCAGGTAAGCACACAGTTTGCACCTGATCATTTATGATGGCAGGTCTGAAACAACAGGCACAGACATGACTGCTTTCTCCACCACCAGCTGTTCATGCATCCATTTcaattgtgttgttttgtcgCGGAAAATAAAGGTCATATATATTCGGAGATATGCTCCTATATTGTTGCGCCAACAGTGATTGGGAGCCCGCATCAGTGGAACAGATTAGCCTCGTTCCACAGGGGATAGAAACAGGGAGAaattcagaaattcagaaatgCTTAAGTATCAGGTTTTGATTTAAATATATGGCTTCACAACATTTGTATTCAATAGTTGGTCTGCCAGGGTGAAAAaggggaattaaaaaaaaaaaaaaaaacaagactcaCCTGTCTAATTTGAGCAAAGCTATGTCTGTTCCGTCTGGTCCCAAAACCAGGCGCTCCACATCTCGGACTTGCTTCGTTGCCTCCTTGGCTGCCTCTTCATGAATTCCGAGATACACTTTGTACGCAGATGGCCTTCTGGACCTGCAACGCAACAGCAATGCAGGATCTTCTTGTGTTCATTCCTGTACATGTGCTGCACATACTGAGCCCTTTATCTCAGTGTAACAGATTTAGCTCCATTCATTCCCCAGCTGACACAGCTCAGTTCATCACCGTCCTCACAGTACAGATCATGGAAGACCAAACAGACCCAGTACCTTTCCACTGTAATCATCAATATCTTGCATGACAATGAGTTGCCATGTTCAGTTTTGGCTATGTAAGGGTACAATTGTCCTCACCTCTCCAAGCAATGTGCAGCTGTCAGAACCCACTGCGGCTGGATCAACGTCCCCCCACAGAAGTGCTGGTGTaagctgaaacattacattgcattatcggcctttagcagacgctcttatccagagtgacttacacaggttaaagttttttttacaatgtcatccatttatacacctgaatatttactgaggcaattgtggtaagtaccttgcccaagggtacagcaacagtgccccagtggggatttGAACcggaaaccttttggttatgagtcttGGTCctttactactatgctacactgcagtgTTATCATTGTCGCAACAGGTGAAAAAGGTTTCAATGATAACACTGTCAATATAGGCAGCTGTCACCGTTTATACGGGTTCAGTTTTCACGTGCTGGTATTTGTGAGTTAAAATTCACTTTTGTTATTCACTAGCATATTGTGAGTTACTATTCCTTCATTCCTACATTCCTTCATTCCAGCCTTCATCAcattcacactgcattttaaaatccagTTTTAGTACCACATCGGGAGATGAAAGTGTCCTCTTTACCTGGTGCGGAGGCTGATCTGCCAGGGCCAGGAATGAGCCATGGACACACATCCTCCGACGATTCTCCCAAAGCACCTCCGGGGCTTTACCTTGGGCTTCCCACACGTGCTAGCTGGGTGGAACAATGGAAACAAGGGTGGACTACTGTGCACTAGGCATTTACAACTTATGCCATATAGCACTTctcattattttattagtaTGGCTTATGCCTTTTGGCTGTAATCATTACTTTATTAGTATGGCTTATGCCATTTGGCACTTATTGTTACTTTATCTGaaggcaaacaaacaagaatGTCTGAAGAGATGTAAAACCACTGGAACAATAAGCACTGAATTCAACATTTGTCTCATCCATACGTCTGATGCATTTAGAGTTGCTCTATATCATGcacaatatttaatgtgtaatatGGAAATATGTCCATACAACAATCTGGAATTTGGCAGTAGTCCCATTTTTTGTTTGGGTCTGTTGTGTAGCACCATGGTCCATTCACATCGTCATCAGGGTTTCTGCATTGCTgatgatagatagatagatagatagataagcACAACTAAAGTGCCCTACCTTAGCaaagaaatttattttacatttacatttctcacACAAAGTACTGTGCATATTTTATGGATTCCTGAGAAAATCAAGAACTTACATTTTTGTTGGATTAACCTCTGTAATTAAACTAGCAAATCTAAAGTTATTTGGGAGTTTGCATCTGCAGAATGTGAAGGCTTCCTCGTGAGACATGATTTATCATAATAGACTTTTTTCAATTAACTTGTGAGGTTAAAAGTGCATGTTCAGTGCAAGTGTTTTTTAATCCCTCTCAAGGTAGAACTCCTTCATCTTAATAATTGATTGGCTGAGAATGAAATCACCTGTTATCTGTGTTAAGGGTAGTGTAGATAAGGAGGAGCTTGACCCAAAAGCTGGAGGTTCTATCCCCAAGTaggttgctgctgttgtgcctttgagcaaggtacatGCACTGAATTACTTCAATTAATATCCACCTATATAGAAAGGTGGTATATCAGTTGCTCTGGCTAAGGCTGTCTGGAAAATAATGCCAATGAA
This window harbors:
- the slc22a2 gene encoding solute carrier family 22 member 2, whose translation is MTTFDDILEEAGKFGRSQKRVFALLCLVSMPWAGVYVGIVFQGFTPEHWCRDPAVSELRESCGWGPLDARRHTVPLVNTSAGMAHSQCERYDVDWNSTGLTCENPAANFSGAARSSVPMTACKDGWEYDYEGRVSFVTEFDLVCADAWLVDMFQATLNVGFLVGSIAIGYLADRFGRKMSFLMSNVLNGIAGILVAVAPNYTALLVFRMLYGFGVKGGWVAGYVLITELVGVEYRRTVGVIYQMFFSVGILILPLIAYFIPDWRWLQVVITVPYICFLAYYWFIPESPRWLLSQNNSSKAVEITEAIAKENGNTLSKNIETLKDDTAESSTASFLDLIRTPNMRKHTFILMFNWFTSAVVYQGLIMRLGILGGNVYIDFLISGLVEFPAAFLILFTIERIGRRVPFATANIVSGAACFITAFIPESMFWVKTVVACVGRLGITMAFEMVVFVNTELYPTFVRNLGVSVCSTLCDVGGIVAPFLLYRLAVIWLELPLIIFGVLAFVAGALVLMLPETKGVPLPETIDDIEFPDRYKESPLKNQQLMNLLPSDVTTNKESMTV